In the bacterium genome, one interval contains:
- a CDS encoding aldehyde ferredoxin oxidoreductase family protein has translation MLRDRKAAFVDLSAGRVDVLPIPMELRQRFLGGRGIDMYLLYNLVGPGVDPMGPENVLLVSAGLLTGTPAPAAARTHVGGKSPLTGLVGSSNIGGFFGPELRFAGFDHLIIRGKAPRPSYLWVHNGEIQIRDAGQIWGTDSLEAQELLRRELGDPDIKVLTIGAAGENLVRFANVRTGPKNAAGRTGMGALMGSKNLKAIAVRGTLPIPISDPEGALAYHKELIDFIQSSKYAEIMGKWGTMFIYDVTNSTGLVRTRNFQSNQLPNSEELECEGIEHYSTGVTACFGCTMHCRHKYLLREGPWKGSYCEGPEYTTLGAFGTEVGSNRLHKALEGNYLVNKHGLDTLETGSMIAWAMELNEKGLLPKELLGDLDLEWGSMDEVLRLVEDIAYRRGLGDILADGPRVAISRLGEETAYYNIQIKGMSNLHSDERPTPALALGIATATRGADHLRSRPAVDLYHLPEAVLEQIYGKKGMTSDYREYGGKPWMVFWQECLYALVDSLGICKFQTVFLSPNMPKWAEYSRLLEKVVGLSFTEEQLMEIGERVYNLERMFLVREGISRKDDNLPERYFREPTPEGLEAVRGRVIDRSKFEHMLDEYYELHGWDQEGRPLKETLSRLGLDKEPSQLLKPEKW, from the coding sequence ATGCTAAGGGATCGAAAAGCGGCTTTTGTGGATCTCTCGGCCGGGAGGGTGGATGTCCTGCCCATACCCATGGAGCTTAGGCAACGGTTCCTCGGGGGCAGGGGTATTGACATGTATCTTCTTTACAACCTGGTGGGGCCAGGGGTTGATCCCATGGGGCCCGAAAACGTGCTTCTAGTCAGCGCCGGGTTGCTCACCGGCACTCCCGCTCCTGCGGCTGCCAGGACTCATGTGGGAGGCAAATCACCCCTGACAGGGCTTGTGGGCAGCTCCAATATAGGAGGTTTTTTTGGTCCGGAACTCAGGTTTGCAGGCTTCGATCACCTCATAATCAGGGGCAAGGCCCCAAGGCCATCTTATCTTTGGGTTCACAACGGGGAGATCCAGATTCGGGATGCAGGCCAGATCTGGGGCACGGATTCCTTGGAGGCCCAGGAGCTTCTGAGGCGGGAGCTGGGAGATCCCGACATCAAGGTTCTAACCATAGGGGCTGCAGGGGAGAATCTGGTGCGTTTCGCCAATGTGCGCACAGGACCCAAAAACGCAGCCGGAAGGACGGGTATGGGAGCTCTCATGGGTTCCAAGAACTTGAAGGCCATTGCGGTGCGAGGGACCCTTCCCATACCTATTTCGGATCCAGAGGGAGCCCTTGCCTATCACAAGGAGCTGATAGATTTCATCCAATCCTCCAAGTACGCCGAGATCATGGGCAAATGGGGCACCATGTTCATCTACGACGTTACCAACTCCACCGGGCTTGTTCGCACCCGTAATTTCCAGTCCAACCAATTGCCCAACTCTGAGGAGCTGGAATGTGAAGGCATTGAGCACTATTCCACGGGTGTTACGGCCTGCTTCGGCTGCACCATGCATTGCAGGCACAAGTACCTGCTCAGGGAAGGCCCCTGGAAAGGCAGCTATTGTGAGGGGCCGGAATACACCACTTTGGGGGCCTTCGGAACCGAGGTAGGAAGCAACCGTTTGCACAAGGCCTTGGAGGGCAACTACCTAGTGAACAAACACGGCCTGGACACCCTGGAGACCGGAAGCATGATAGCCTGGGCCATGGAGCTCAATGAAAAGGGGCTCCTGCCCAAGGAACTCCTGGGAGACCTGGACCTGGAGTGGGGGAGCATGGACGAGGTCCTGCGCCTGGTGGAGGACATAGCCTACAGAAGGGGCCTGGGGGACATCTTGGCGGATGGACCCAGAGTCGCCATCAGCAGGTTGGGGGAGGAGACGGCCTATTACAATATCCAGATCAAAGGCATGAGCAATCTGCACTCTGATGAGAGACCCACACCGGCTCTGGCCTTGGGCATAGCCACCGCCACCCGAGGTGCCGATCATCTAAGGAGCCGACCTGCTGTGGATCTCTATCACCTGCCCGAAGCAGTGCTGGAGCAAATCTACGGGAAGAAAGGCATGACAAGCGACTACAGGGAGTATGGCGGAAAACCCTGGATGGTATTCTGGCAGGAATGCCTTTACGCCCTTGTGGACTCCCTAGGGATCTGCAAGTTCCAGACCGTGTTCTTGTCTCCTAACATGCCCAAGTGGGCTGAATACAGCAGACTCTTGGAAAAGGTGGTGGGCCTGAGTTTTACAGAAGAGCAGCTCATGGAGATCGGGGAGCGGGTTTACAACCTGGAGAGGATGTTTTTAGTCAGGGAAGGCATAAGCCGAAAGGATGACAACCTGCCGGAAAGATATTTCCGGGAACCCACCCCTGAAGGTCTGGAGGCGGTCCGGGGAAGGGTCATAGACCGCTCCAAGTTCGAGCATATGCTGGATGAGTACTATGAGCTTCATGGTTGGGACCAAGAGGGAAGACCTCTTAAGGAAACCCTCTCCAGGCTTGGCTTGGACAAGGAGCCTTCGCAGCTCTTGAAACCGGAGAAATGGTGA
- a CDS encoding IclR family transcriptional regulator, which yields MTRHYIPQPILRAARVLELLASQKAPMRLSQISRALGISKSSLLGVLSALEDLGWLQRESASGSYRIGVGLLELSRKAFGEWDLPIVAKPLMEQLAESLGESIFLGVVKEEHMVILACVEGRGQMSVTSSPGTRLPLLAAATGKILLAGMSHEQARQLLETHTLPKFTERSICDPTRFMEEVQRARSLGYATDDEEYLRGIRAVAAPLLRGSLTIGALWLVGFSSRLSLSSLHQAGKELVRTSGIISRMISSQTQAR from the coding sequence ATGACACGCCATTATATACCACAACCCATCCTGAGAGCGGCTAGGGTTCTGGAACTCTTGGCATCTCAAAAGGCGCCCATGCGCCTTTCCCAGATATCCAGGGCGCTGGGAATCAGCAAGAGCTCGTTGTTGGGGGTGCTCTCGGCTCTGGAGGATCTAGGATGGTTGCAAAGAGAATCTGCCAGCGGATCTTACAGAATTGGAGTAGGGCTCCTGGAGCTCTCCAGGAAAGCCTTCGGCGAGTGGGACTTGCCCATTGTGGCCAAGCCGCTCATGGAGCAACTGGCTGAAAGCCTGGGCGAGAGCATCTTTCTGGGAGTCGTGAAGGAAGAGCACATGGTGATCCTGGCATGTGTGGAGGGAAGAGGTCAGATGAGTGTGACTTCTTCCCCAGGCACCAGGCTGCCACTTCTTGCTGCAGCCACGGGAAAGATTCTCCTGGCAGGGATGAGCCATGAGCAGGCCAGGCAGCTTCTGGAAACCCATACCCTTCCCAAGTTTACAGAGCGCTCCATCTGCGATCCCACCCGATTCATGGAAGAAGTCCAGAGGGCCCGAAGCCTCGGATATGCCACCGACGATGAAGAGTACCTAAGGGGCATAAGGGCTGTGGCGGCCCCCTTGCTACGTGGAAGCCTCACCATAGGTGCCTTGTGGTTAGTGGGTTTTTCATCCAGACTGTCCCTCTCCAGCTTGCACCAGGCTGGAAAGGAGCTGGTACGAACCTCAGGGATCATATCCAGGATGATCTCCTCCCAGACCCAAGCCCGATGA
- a CDS encoding protein-glutamate O-methyltransferase CheR: MGRPAAMEQKGVLPTLQGLDLSEKDFQRFSRLVYQQAGINLHQGKKELLKARLAKRIRELGFGSFSQYYEHLVRDETGDELVHMLDCIATNLTRFFREEAHFQFLAQVVYPEFKQALKNSGNKMLFKVWSAACSTGEEPYSIAIHASCHLDCDFHILATDISTKALDRAEKAIYLESDLSQVPAHMISRFFLKGFGPKQGYVRLKPEIRSRVSFFRHNLMDPPPMEKKMDVVFCRNVLIYFDRETQKRVVQNIASVLKPGGYLFVGHAESLNGAVPQLRYVRPAVYRKP; this comes from the coding sequence ATGGGCCGACCTGCGGCTATGGAACAAAAGGGTGTGTTACCCACTCTCCAAGGGCTGGATCTTTCTGAAAAGGACTTTCAGCGCTTCAGCCGTTTGGTTTACCAGCAGGCTGGGATAAACCTTCACCAGGGGAAGAAGGAGCTTCTCAAGGCGAGGCTGGCCAAAAGGATCAGGGAGCTTGGCTTTGGGTCCTTCTCACAATACTACGAGCACCTTGTACGCGATGAGACAGGCGATGAGCTTGTACATATGCTGGATTGCATTGCCACCAACCTGACTCGATTTTTCAGGGAAGAAGCACACTTTCAGTTCTTAGCCCAGGTGGTTTACCCTGAGTTCAAGCAGGCCCTGAAAAACAGTGGCAACAAAATGCTTTTTAAGGTATGGAGTGCCGCCTGTTCCACGGGCGAGGAGCCTTATTCCATAGCCATTCATGCCAGCTGCCACCTGGATTGCGATTTCCACATCCTGGCCACAGACATCTCCACCAAGGCCCTGGACAGGGCCGAAAAGGCAATTTATCTCGAGAGCGATCTCTCCCAAGTTCCGGCCCATATGATCAGCAGATTCTTCCTCAAAGGCTTTGGTCCCAAGCAGGGATATGTGCGCTTAAAACCTGAGATACGTTCACGGGTCAGCTTCTTCAGGCACAACCTCATGGATCCTCCGCCCATGGAAAAGAAGATGGATGTGGTTTTCTGCAGAAACGTGCTCATATATTTTGACCGCGAAACCCAAAAAAGAGTTGTTCAAAACATAGCCAGCGTCCTTAAGCCCGGAGGTTACCTTTTTGTGGGGCACGCCGAGAGCCTAAACGGGGCTGTGCCTCAATTACGTTATGTAAGACCGGCGGTATACAGGAAGCCATGA
- a CDS encoding chemotaxis protein CheD — MKQRIVGIADMQVSSQDSEVLVTYSLGSCIGVAIYDPQARVAGLLHYMLPDSSLDPSKAQQKPAMFADTGIPLLFKTAYTMGLQKQRARVIVAGGAQILDDSGYFNIGKRNYAMLRKIFWRNNVLIDAEDVGGNLNRTLYLEVATGRAWVKTPGQEMREL, encoded by the coding sequence ATGAAACAAAGAATAGTAGGAATCGCTGACATGCAGGTAAGCTCCCAAGACTCTGAGGTCCTGGTCACCTATTCCCTGGGCAGTTGCATTGGCGTGGCCATTTACGACCCCCAGGCCAGGGTGGCTGGCCTCTTGCATTACATGCTTCCGGACTCATCCCTGGACCCTTCCAAGGCCCAACAAAAGCCTGCCATGTTCGCTGACACGGGCATACCCCTTCTTTTCAAGACTGCATACACCATGGGCCTACAAAAGCAAAGGGCCAGGGTGATAGTGGCAGGTGGGGCCCAGATTCTGGATGATTCGGGGTATTTCAATATCGGCAAGCGCAATTACGCCATGCTTCGCAAGATCTTCTGGCGTAACAACGTGCTCATAGATGCCGAAGATGTTGGAGGCAACTTGAACAGGACCCTTTACTTGGAGGTTGCCACAGGCCGTGCCTGGGTCAAGACCCCGGGGCAGGAGATGCGAGAATTATGA
- a CDS encoding HDOD domain-containing protein: MSPAEPILEAMDRVKPFPQVVLKALSLLQDPDVPASKLLEVIQYDPVITLRLLQVCNSALFGFRRRVESLQQALVLLGNQGMVRLLVTFGALDLLRDPLPGYGLEREELWHHSVACATLTQSFLKQFNRPQDAMVFTGALLHDVGKILLNEYAGRKYSELDRVMAQKNLSALEAEKEVLGIDHAELGGLLGERWNLPSNIVNMIARHHEPVHPGKDSLATCLVHLANVMCVQMGIGAGDRGLASRPAPDLLLALGWSGRTLEVCVSDCWCELERIRALIGISQNGRA; encoded by the coding sequence ATGAGCCCGGCAGAGCCAATATTGGAAGCAATGGACAGGGTGAAACCATTTCCCCAGGTGGTTCTCAAGGCCCTGAGTCTTCTACAGGATCCGGATGTGCCCGCATCAAAGCTGCTAGAGGTCATTCAGTACGACCCGGTCATAACCCTAAGGCTTCTTCAGGTATGCAACTCAGCTCTTTTCGGTTTCAGGCGCAGGGTTGAATCCCTTCAACAGGCCTTGGTGCTCCTGGGCAACCAGGGGATGGTCCGGCTCCTGGTCACCTTTGGAGCCCTGGATCTGCTTCGAGACCCCCTTCCAGGTTACGGCCTGGAGAGAGAGGAGCTGTGGCACCACTCGGTGGCTTGCGCCACTCTCACCCAGAGCTTTCTTAAACAGTTCAACCGTCCCCAAGACGCCATGGTGTTCACAGGAGCCTTGCTCCATGACGTGGGCAAGATCCTGCTCAACGAGTACGCAGGCAGGAAGTATTCGGAACTAGACAGGGTGATGGCGCAAAAAAACCTCTCAGCCTTGGAGGCGGAAAAAGAGGTATTGGGAATAGACCATGCAGAGCTAGGAGGTTTGCTGGGGGAGAGATGGAACCTGCCTTCTAACATAGTCAACATGATAGCCAGGCATCATGAGCCCGTACACCCGGGAAAGGACTCCCTGGCCACATGCCTGGTGCATCTTGCCAATGTCATGTGTGTGCAGATGGGCATCGGTGCGGGGGATCGGGGCCTGGCCAGCCGGCCGGCTCCGGATCTGTTGCTGGCCTTGGGCTGGTCCGGTCGCACCCTGGAGGTCTGTGTGTCCGATTGCTGGTGCGAGCTGGAAAGAATAAGAGCCCTCATAGGGATCTCTCAGAATGGGAGGGCATGA
- a CDS encoding response regulator, with translation MGLHALIVDDSSAMRAVLKKVIALSGADVSACLEAANGKEALEMLAKEWVDVILTDIHMPVMDGMEFLENLRSDELLSRVPVVLVTTEARRELIDRAAALGARAHVRKPFQPETIKKVLEAILGEEFARGTDESIEGCDF, from the coding sequence ATGGGACTCCATGCCTTGATAGTTGACGATTCCTCAGCCATGAGAGCCGTATTGAAAAAGGTAATAGCTCTCTCAGGCGCCGATGTTTCCGCATGTCTGGAGGCAGCCAACGGCAAGGAAGCCCTGGAGATGCTCGCCAAAGAATGGGTGGATGTGATATTGACCGACATTCACATGCCTGTCATGGATGGGATGGAATTCCTGGAGAATCTGCGCTCCGATGAGTTGTTGAGCCGGGTGCCGGTGGTTCTGGTTACCACGGAAGCCCGCAGGGAGCTCATAGACAGGGCTGCGGCCTTAGGGGCCAGAGCCCATGTGAGAAAACCTTTCCAACCCGAGACCATCAAGAAGGTCTTGGAGGCCATCTTAGGAGAGGAGTTTGCCCGTGGAACCGATGAAAGCATTGAGGGATGCGATTTCTGA
- a CDS encoding chemotaxis protein CheX, with product MKALRDAISEVLETMCFMCPVPVKEPPKNPDPSEHWTGVEIGFGGRGEGCLRIYFPWAVAVEMANGLKGETDLIPEAEETHDVLKEVTNMVGGSVLQKLDPQAKFSLELPRVLGELKDWDPKGALAVELDGHLILARLIWNEEQGP from the coding sequence ATGAAAGCATTGAGGGATGCGATTTCTGAGGTCCTTGAGACCATGTGCTTCATGTGCCCTGTACCTGTCAAGGAACCTCCCAAGAACCCCGATCCCTCAGAGCACTGGACTGGGGTGGAGATAGGTTTTGGAGGTCGAGGCGAGGGCTGCCTAAGAATCTATTTCCCTTGGGCAGTGGCAGTGGAGATGGCAAATGGGCTCAAGGGGGAGACAGATCTTATTCCAGAGGCTGAGGAGACCCATGATGTATTAAAGGAAGTGACCAACATGGTGGGTGGAAGTGTCCTCCAGAAGCTGGATCCCCAGGCAAAGTTTTCTTTAGAGCTACCCCGGGTTCTGGGGGAACTCAAGGACTGGGACCCCAAAGGAGCCTTGGCCGTGGAGCTCGACGGCCACCTCATACTTGCCAGACTGATCTGGAATGAGGAGCAAGGCCCATGA
- a CDS encoding chemotaxis response regulator protein-glutamate methylesterase → MKESKAADGRIKVLIVDDSAIVRKLLSEQLSRCPQITVVGTAPDPYVARDKIVTLEPDVITLDVEMPKMDGITFLKKLMRYYPLPVIVVSSLTPRGSQLAMEALEAGAVEVIPKPGSSYSVNELGEILIEKIRAAAQSRVSRAWGQPCTEPSPASTFEPSTLRFTTDKVIAIGASTGGTEAIRKVLVQMPPDSPGIVIVQHMPAQFTSAFARRLDELCRIRVMEATEGEAVAAGKALIAPGNYHLVLSRSGAKYQVHVRTGPRVYYQRPSVDVLFQSVAREAGPNAVGVILTGMGADGAKGLLAMRQAGARTIAQNEETCVVFGMPREAIHLGAAERVLPIEEIAAEALRMTAETAPTRGAA, encoded by the coding sequence GTGAAAGAGTCGAAAGCCGCTGACGGTCGCATAAAAGTTCTGATAGTGGATGACTCAGCCATAGTCAGAAAGCTCCTATCTGAGCAGCTTTCCCGCTGCCCCCAGATAACGGTGGTGGGCACAGCTCCGGATCCCTATGTGGCCAGAGACAAGATTGTGACCCTGGAGCCTGATGTGATCACATTGGATGTGGAAATGCCCAAGATGGACGGCATAACCTTCTTGAAAAAGCTCATGCGCTACTATCCCCTGCCCGTAATAGTGGTCAGTTCCTTGACCCCCAGAGGCAGCCAGCTGGCCATGGAGGCGCTGGAGGCGGGTGCTGTGGAGGTGATCCCTAAACCAGGCTCTTCATATTCCGTGAATGAACTGGGGGAGATACTGATTGAAAAGATAAGGGCTGCAGCCCAAAGCAGAGTCTCCAGAGCCTGGGGGCAGCCCTGTACAGAGCCAAGCCCAGCCTCAACCTTCGAGCCTTCCACATTGAGGTTCACCACCGACAAGGTCATAGCCATAGGGGCTTCCACAGGAGGCACAGAGGCCATCCGCAAGGTCCTGGTCCAGATGCCTCCTGATTCCCCTGGGATAGTGATCGTACAGCATATGCCCGCTCAGTTTACCTCAGCTTTCGCCAGAAGGCTGGATGAGCTTTGTAGAATCAGGGTCATGGAGGCCACTGAGGGAGAAGCAGTGGCAGCAGGCAAAGCCCTCATAGCTCCTGGGAACTACCACCTCGTGCTCTCCAGAAGCGGCGCCAAGTACCAGGTACATGTCAGAACAGGTCCAAGGGTCTACTATCAGCGGCCCTCGGTGGATGTGCTTTTCCAATCCGTGGCCAGAGAGGCCGGTCCCAATGCCGTGGGAGTAATTCTCACGGGCATGGGAGCCGACGGCGCTAAAGGACTCTTGGCCATGAGACAGGCGGGGGCCAGGACCATAGCCCAAAATGAAGAGACGTGCGTGGTCTTTGGAATGCCAAGGGAAGCCATCCATCTGGGGGCAGCCGAAAGGGTGCTGCCCATAGAAGAGATCGCAGCAGAGGCTTTGCGCATGACTGCAGAGACAGCTCCTACAAGAGGGGCTGCTTGA
- a CDS encoding chemotaxis protein CheX, whose translation MNVEFINPFINATINVLSTMGGISPRPQKPHLKNGSRSYGEVTGIIGLAGKEAKGSFSVSFSKSCIIKVVSNMLGEEVQDLEGDIMDAVGEITNMISGGARAELENKGYSFEMAIPSIISGKDHKIVHITDFPIIVVPFDTDHGPFFVEACLKTGK comes from the coding sequence ATGAATGTGGAGTTCATCAATCCTTTCATCAATGCCACCATAAACGTGCTAAGTACCATGGGGGGCATAAGTCCAAGGCCTCAGAAGCCCCACCTGAAAAACGGAAGCCGCTCCTATGGAGAGGTGACAGGCATAATAGGCCTGGCTGGCAAAGAGGCCAAGGGATCATTTTCCGTGAGTTTTTCCAAGAGCTGCATAATAAAGGTGGTCTCCAACATGCTGGGCGAGGAGGTGCAGGATTTGGAAGGAGACATCATGGACGCGGTTGGGGAAATAACCAACATGATCTCAGGGGGGGCCAGGGCGGAACTGGAGAACAAGGGTTATTCCTTTGAGATGGCCATTCCCTCCATCATCTCAGGGAAGGATCACAAGATAGTGCACATTACAGATTTTCCCATAATCGTGGTCCCGTTTGATACAGATCATGGACCCTTTTTTGTGGAGGCGTGTCTGAAGACAGGAAAATGA
- a CDS encoding chemotaxis response regulator CheY — protein sequence MPDLNARILVVDDFSTMRRIVKGILKRLGYREIDEAEDGQMALKRLKEARYQLIICDWNMPVMTGLDLLKAVRSDEELKSIPFLMVTAEAKKENILEAIQAGVSNYIVKPFTEEVLSKKLEDIFKSRAA from the coding sequence ATGCCGGATTTGAATGCAAGGATCTTGGTGGTGGACGATTTTTCTACCATGAGGAGAATAGTCAAGGGGATCCTCAAGAGGTTGGGTTACAGGGAAATCGACGAGGCGGAAGATGGCCAGATGGCCCTAAAGAGGCTAAAGGAGGCTCGCTATCAGCTCATCATCTGCGACTGGAACATGCCTGTTATGACCGGGCTGGATCTTTTAAAGGCGGTGCGATCCGACGAAGAGCTCAAGAGTATTCCTTTTCTTATGGTTACCGCCGAGGCCAAGAAAGAAAATATCCTGGAAGCCATCCAGGCAGGAGTCAGCAATTACATAGTAAAGCCCTTTACCGAGGAAGTCTTGTCCAAGAAACTGGAGGACATTTTCAAGAGTCGTGCTGCCTGA
- a CDS encoding HDOD domain-containing protein: MGKPTVVVITERESLRGLLRAAAGARASSLGFATSRSDLMILLGRGDVRAVAADALGRGPAVCTQLAWVKEKQPWVRLFLMAKEDPWDLPEARQLKDFVTFLKVPSGLSEARELLKTLFNEQAQEIVPSETPSQGLQYESEDADQEIILSVTELIDQLPALPLVVQRILNLLGREDSSSRQIADAISLDPALAAKVLRLVNSALFALADPVTTVQHAVRLLGFAEIRNLTLGLKIMETSFGQAEGILDRSKFWEHSLACGICAKHLAIGFQEIDPEEAFLGGLLHDIGKLVLDSYFQEAWAEAMDRCMGSQSLPLDMERKVVGLPHTTIGRMLARHWKIPELHQAAIEHHHRIPQASQRSQAEYLLCAVVMTANLLVRWLDLGTSGPSVLLPIPQEFRNLLRLEDKRLKRVMADTLKEVGEWKATLGLERHAPSDTASINPPQEKEPCRLWIVSPVAERMPSLSQILEVSGCMVDRSHWGEKLLEKAQEVKCTAIIMDLRSLKAEPEKLKVFLQALRKRIQAPILLVARNGNELPLQEMPEDVHLLKGLPHRGTLCNWLERFTMLPADSQPC, from the coding sequence ATGGGAAAACCCACAGTTGTGGTGATAACAGAAAGGGAGTCTCTCAGAGGGCTGCTTAGGGCTGCGGCCGGGGCACGCGCATCCAGCCTGGGCTTTGCCACGAGCCGCTCGGATCTGATGATCCTCCTGGGTCGTGGTGATGTAAGGGCCGTGGCTGCCGATGCCTTGGGCCGCGGTCCTGCTGTCTGCACCCAGCTGGCCTGGGTCAAGGAAAAACAACCCTGGGTAAGGCTCTTTCTCATGGCCAAGGAGGATCCCTGGGATCTTCCAGAGGCACGCCAGCTCAAGGATTTTGTAACGTTCCTTAAGGTTCCCTCAGGACTTTCCGAGGCCAGAGAGCTTCTCAAGACTCTCTTCAATGAGCAAGCACAAGAGATCGTTCCCAGCGAGACCCCATCCCAGGGGCTGCAGTACGAAAGTGAAGATGCGGATCAAGAAATCATCTTGAGCGTCACCGAACTCATAGATCAGTTGCCTGCCCTGCCCCTTGTGGTTCAAAGAATCCTGAATCTTCTGGGAAGAGAGGACAGCTCCTCGCGCCAGATAGCAGATGCCATTTCCCTGGACCCAGCCTTGGCAGCCAAGGTGTTGAGGCTTGTGAACTCTGCCCTCTTTGCCCTGGCTGATCCTGTAACCACTGTCCAACATGCAGTGAGACTCCTGGGTTTTGCCGAAATCCGCAACCTCACCCTGGGCCTAAAGATCATGGAGACCTCCTTCGGCCAGGCCGAGGGCATACTGGATCGTTCCAAATTCTGGGAGCACAGCCTGGCCTGCGGAATATGCGCCAAGCACCTGGCCATTGGCTTCCAGGAAATAGACCCTGAAGAGGCATTCCTGGGAGGCCTCTTGCATGACATTGGCAAGTTGGTCTTGGACAGCTACTTCCAGGAAGCCTGGGCAGAAGCCATGGACAGATGCATGGGCTCCCAGAGCCTTCCCTTGGACATGGAAAGAAAGGTCGTGGGCTTGCCACACACCACCATAGGCAGGATGCTGGCCAGGCACTGGAAGATCCCTGAATTGCACCAGGCGGCCATAGAGCATCACCACCGGATCCCTCAGGCAAGCCAGCGCTCCCAGGCAGAGTACCTGCTGTGCGCGGTGGTCATGACAGCCAATCTCTTGGTGCGCTGGCTAGATTTGGGCACAAGCGGCCCCAGTGTCTTGTTGCCCATTCCCCAGGAGTTCAGAAACCTACTGCGTCTGGAGGACAAGAGACTCAAGCGTGTCATGGCTGACACCCTCAAGGAGGTTGGGGAATGGAAAGCCACGCTGGGGCTTGAGAGGCACGCCCCTTCTGATACTGCTTCCATTAACCCTCCGCAAGAAAAAGAACCATGCCGCCTTTGGATTGTCTCCCCTGTTGCCGAGAGAATGCCTTCCCTATCCCAGATCCTTGAGGTCTCTGGCTGCATGGTGGATCGCTCCCATTGGGGGGAGAAGCTCCTGGAAAAGGCCCAGGAAGTAAAGTGCACTGCAATCATAATGGATCTGAGATCCCTCAAAGCAGAGCCCGAGAAGTTGAAGGTCTTTCTTCAGGCCCTAAGAAAAAGAATTCAGGCGCCAATTCTTTTGGTGGCTCGAAACGGCAACGAATTGCCGCTCCAGGAAATGCCCGAGGATGTTCATCTCTTGAAGGGACTTCCCCATCGTGGCACCTTGTGCAACTGGCTGGAAAGGTTCACCATGTTGCCCGCTGATTCCCAGCCTTGCTGA
- a CDS encoding PilZ domain-containing protein: protein MWRDAVQGERREYFRVEGLVRLHYRKVEDMGQGPATLEGSSAGQETQQQDASECPRDSFSHEELSEKEILLELLSKMASLEARLNWMQEILSRKLPGPEVNLRPCFVNISGCGMRFPTRERFQVGDQVELSLEFPMTPNHIIRLVGEVVHVLETGDGAQDPCSYQTAVRFVSLSDSDRDQIIRYSLQRQYDFISQARKRD, encoded by the coding sequence ATGTGGAGAGATGCTGTCCAGGGTGAAAGAAGGGAATACTTCAGGGTGGAGGGCCTAGTCAGGCTTCACTACAGGAAAGTGGAAGATATGGGCCAGGGCCCAGCCACCTTGGAGGGCTCCTCTGCTGGGCAAGAGACCCAGCAGCAAGATGCCTCGGAATGCCCAAGGGACTCCTTTTCCCATGAGGAGCTTTCAGAAAAGGAAATCCTCCTGGAACTCTTGAGCAAGATGGCCAGCCTGGAAGCCAGGCTCAATTGGATGCAGGAGATATTGAGTCGAAAGCTCCCTGGCCCTGAGGTCAACCTGAGACCCTGCTTTGTGAATATAAGCGGCTGCGGCATGAGATTTCCCACCAGGGAGCGCTTCCAGGTGGGGGACCAGGTAGAGCTTTCCCTGGAATTCCCCATGACTCCCAACCATATCATCCGACTGGTGGGTGAAGTGGTTCATGTCTTGGAGACAGGAGATGGAGCTCAGGATCCCTGCTCCTACCAGACAGCCGTGCGTTTTGTTTCCTTGAGCGATTCTGACAGGGACCAGATCATAAGATACAGTCTCCAAAGGCAGTATGACTTCATCAGTCAGGCCAGAAAAAGGGACTGA